A portion of the Ferrimonas lipolytica genome contains these proteins:
- the hemC gene encoding hydroxymethylbilane synthase, with the protein MARTEIRIATRKSPLALWQAEFVKAELEQAHPGLKVTLLTMTTKGDIILDTPLAKVGGKGLFVKELEVAMLENRADIAVHSMKDVPVEFPEGLGLSVICEREDPRDAFVSNTYKTLEELPQGAIVGSSSLRRQCQLRAMRPDLEIRDLRGNVGTRLGKLDNGDYDAIILAAAGLKRLELEERIASFIEPEQSLPANGQGAVGIECRLDDVELVQMLKVLEHVPTRARVIAERAMNTALEGGCQVPIGAYAEIQGDNLWLRGLVGDPDGTKVLTDEVTGKVDDAEAIGLELAAKLRAQGAAEILEKVYGSK; encoded by the coding sequence ATGGCGCGTACAGAAATTCGCATCGCAACTCGTAAAAGCCCACTTGCTCTATGGCAAGCTGAATTCGTAAAAGCTGAGCTAGAACAGGCTCACCCGGGCTTAAAGGTTACCCTGCTTACCATGACCACCAAAGGCGATATCATTCTTGATACCCCATTGGCAAAAGTGGGTGGTAAAGGCCTATTCGTAAAAGAGCTGGAAGTGGCTATGTTGGAAAACCGAGCCGACATTGCAGTGCACTCAATGAAAGATGTACCGGTTGAGTTCCCAGAGGGACTGGGTTTAAGCGTTATCTGTGAGCGTGAAGATCCGCGCGATGCTTTCGTATCTAACACCTACAAGACTCTGGAAGAGCTGCCACAAGGCGCCATTGTTGGCTCTTCGTCGCTGCGTCGTCAGTGTCAGTTGCGTGCTATGCGTCCTGATCTGGAAATCCGCGATCTGCGCGGCAACGTAGGTACTCGTTTAGGCAAGCTTGATAACGGCGATTACGATGCCATTATCCTTGCAGCTGCTGGCCTGAAGCGCCTAGAGCTGGAAGAGCGTATCGCTTCTTTCATCGAACCAGAGCAGTCACTGCCGGCAAACGGTCAAGGTGCGGTAGGCATCGAGTGTCGTTTAGATGACGTTGAACTTGTGCAGATGCTGAAGGTGCTAGAGCACGTTCCAACCCGTGCTCGCGTTATTGCAGAGCGTGCGATGAATACTGCACTGGAAGGCGGTTGTCAGGTGCCAATCGGTGCTTACGCTGAAATCCAAGGGGACAACCTGTGGCTGCGTGGCCTAGTTGGTGACCCAGATGGCACTAAAGTACTGACCGACGAAGTCACTGGTAAAGTCGACGATGCCGAGGCCATTGGTCTGGAACTGGCGGCTAAGCTACGTGCCCAAGGCGCTGCTGAGATTTTAGAAAAGGTATACGGAAGCAAGTAA
- a CDS encoding DUF484 family protein, translating to MSQPQPSDLDPLLVRDYLRDNPQFFEHFPELLNSLRINHHQRGAISLVERQQQLLRQRVQEQEQEITSLLAIATRNDDIHNFFSKLLFELLAIKDIDKMTTRLCRQLQTKFRFTSVKLYQRGDDQQFSKTELEAIIKHRLDGRGYYLGRLPAQEARLLVGIETGSVALIGLGGSDNWLGVLAIASHEPSHFSPEMGTMLIDNLQQLLSHRLQHG from the coding sequence ATGAGCCAACCACAGCCTTCCGATCTCGATCCGCTTTTGGTTCGAGACTATCTGCGTGACAACCCGCAGTTCTTTGAACATTTTCCTGAGTTGCTCAACTCGTTGCGGATCAATCACCACCAACGGGGTGCCATCTCATTAGTAGAGCGCCAACAACAATTGCTGCGGCAACGGGTGCAAGAACAAGAGCAAGAGATTACCTCATTGCTAGCTATTGCCACTCGTAACGATGACATCCATAACTTCTTCAGCAAGTTACTATTTGAATTATTGGCCATCAAAGATATCGATAAGATGACCACTCGATTGTGTCGCCAGCTGCAAACCAAATTCCGCTTTACCAGTGTTAAGCTGTACCAACGTGGAGACGACCAACAGTTCAGCAAAACGGAACTGGAAGCGATAATCAAACACCGACTCGACGGTCGTGGCTACTACTTGGGCCGTCTGCCGGCACAAGAAGCAAGGTTACTGGTGGGAATAGAAACCGGGTCAGTCGCCTTAATTGGGCTTGGCGGCAGCGACAACTGGCTCGGCGTACTGGCTATCGCTTCCCATGAACCAAGTCATTTCTCTCCCGAGATGGGCACCATGTTGATCGACAACCTGCAACAGTTACTCAGCCATCGCCTCCAGCATGGATAG
- the xerC gene encoding tyrosine recombinase XerC, with protein sequence MASSMDSSLAPFLDYLRYERQLSNHTINNYQRELLRLLPLLQQQEVQQWSELTPEHCQAALAKLHRQGLSPRSIALALSSLRQLIAHLQRTNQLQHDPCHGVRAPKQGRPLPKNLDADQVSHLLELTSNDPLAVRDRAMMELFYSSGLRLDELVGLDLNRLDLVAGQVKVLGKGNKERLLPVGKLACQWLQRYLQLRPNFTNATTETALFLSQQGRRISHRNVQARLSQWGQQQGLDARVHPHKLRHSFATHMLEASGDLRAVQELLGHADLSTTQIYTHLDFKHLATVYDQAHPRSKKRRNK encoded by the coding sequence ATCGCCTCCAGCATGGATAGCAGCCTAGCGCCGTTCTTAGATTACTTACGCTACGAACGGCAGCTATCAAACCATACGATTAATAATTATCAGCGAGAGCTGCTGCGGCTATTGCCGTTGTTACAGCAACAAGAGGTACAGCAGTGGTCTGAACTTACCCCAGAACACTGCCAAGCAGCGCTCGCCAAGTTGCATCGACAGGGGCTTTCTCCTCGTTCCATTGCATTGGCGCTATCGTCGTTGCGCCAACTCATCGCCCACCTACAGCGTACCAACCAACTACAACATGACCCATGCCATGGTGTGCGGGCGCCTAAGCAGGGCCGCCCCCTCCCAAAGAATCTAGATGCCGATCAGGTGAGTCATCTGCTTGAGTTAACCAGCAACGATCCCTTAGCTGTGCGAGATCGGGCGATGATGGAGCTATTCTATTCATCAGGGTTACGCTTAGACGAACTGGTTGGGCTCGATCTCAATCGGCTCGACCTCGTCGCTGGGCAGGTAAAGGTTTTGGGCAAAGGCAATAAAGAGCGATTGCTACCGGTAGGTAAGCTTGCATGCCAGTGGTTACAGCGTTATCTGCAACTGCGACCCAACTTTACCAATGCCACCACCGAAACGGCGCTGTTTCTATCACAACAAGGGCGTCGCATCAGTCATCGCAACGTACAGGCTCGCTTGAGCCAATGGGGCCAGCAACAAGGGCTTGATGCTCGAGTGCACCCTCACAAGCTGCGACATAGCTTTGCCACACACATGCTCGAAGCCAGTGGCGATCTGCGCGCAGTACAAGAGTTATTAGGCCACGCCGATCTGTCCACCACCCAAATCTATACCCATCTCGATTTTAAGCATCTGGCGACCGTCTACGATCAAGCCCATCCAAGATCAAAAAAACGCCGGAACAAATAA
- a CDS encoding class I adenylate cyclase, with translation MPNIAHDIALSATLNTSRLGFALTQLGPERSALLQQLPWFLHSNQPGQPGFVFNAPFGFVEPPITVGDVAHLNAQSGPLLGFYTMGSSGSVGQGPESDFDCWLIYPPQLDNASLEALELKCRLLSDFYLHNGIELHIFLLTPDWMERGQRGKLSKEHSGSAQSWLLLEEFYRSQIHLAGKPLAWWPHAPQDHPQLLSLGELRHLPSAEIFGGVLWHLFKGLDRPHKALLKILLLESYVADIPDLRILRDELWIRLKAGRPLPELDHYRMMFERIEEFLIKLRDHQRLSLARRCFYLKCGLPLSQPLSQQDWRYSYLRDGVERWQFTRQMLQHLDNAHHWHSGQLHWFNERLNHSMLTSYQRLTHLAKTLRLPSRLRLDELTVLTRKLSAQYEAAPNKIPKLNRLWSYELGETSLTLVAVQSKNNLEPGWYLYRRPPEGNNLFGESPLYQSSNRLNCVLWAASNGLIGPECEINCYQESQCWHSDRLSRIGQQLGQWYRRTEQSSFSALGEPWQYQRAFVVANLDLDPTKLHPQASQWHLQRNNNPLALGTPARSMLGDLHLITTNTWGERHCFQFRGEEAPLQLLNQLFSGLGRKLDIEFLCCAKHQTANIERTLTELVRSAEIQRQLPTETPWFIDIAEHRYAVVVSRRQLRWRRFDAVPQLLRELQMPAPEPDIHLPEVVRNNARRGITQIFIDDSAELVQVFMLDVDNRLQSLQIEQARLDETIERFSPQLGMPLQANELGVSSPGFERPQFYRLQRDQSNQWQLAPLDR, from the coding sequence TTGCCTAACATCGCTCACGACATCGCTCTCAGTGCCACGCTTAATACCAGTAGATTGGGCTTCGCTCTGACTCAGCTAGGCCCTGAGCGGTCGGCATTGCTGCAACAACTGCCTTGGTTTTTACACAGTAACCAACCCGGTCAGCCCGGTTTTGTATTTAATGCCCCATTCGGTTTTGTCGAACCGCCGATCACCGTTGGCGATGTTGCCCACCTGAACGCGCAAAGTGGTCCACTGCTTGGTTTCTACACCATGGGCAGCAGCGGCAGCGTCGGCCAGGGGCCAGAGTCTGATTTCGATTGCTGGCTTATCTATCCGCCGCAATTGGACAATGCCAGCCTCGAAGCTCTGGAACTTAAGTGTCGCTTGCTCAGCGACTTCTACCTCCACAACGGCATCGAATTGCATATCTTCTTGCTGACGCCGGATTGGATGGAGCGAGGTCAACGCGGCAAGCTCAGTAAAGAACATAGTGGCAGCGCCCAGTCGTGGCTGCTATTAGAAGAGTTTTATCGCAGCCAAATTCACCTTGCTGGTAAGCCTTTGGCATGGTGGCCCCATGCACCTCAGGATCACCCGCAGTTGCTCAGCTTGGGTGAACTGCGCCACCTGCCCTCAGCAGAGATCTTTGGCGGCGTATTATGGCACCTATTTAAGGGGTTAGATCGCCCCCACAAAGCGCTGTTGAAGATCCTCCTGCTGGAAAGCTACGTTGCTGATATTCCAGATCTGCGCATTCTTCGTGATGAATTATGGATCCGCCTTAAAGCCGGTAGACCATTGCCGGAGCTTGATCACTATCGGATGATGTTCGAGCGAATTGAAGAGTTCCTAATCAAATTGCGCGATCATCAACGCTTATCCTTGGCTCGACGCTGCTTCTACCTAAAGTGCGGTTTGCCGTTAAGCCAACCACTAAGCCAGCAAGATTGGCGCTACAGTTACCTCCGCGATGGGGTTGAGCGGTGGCAATTCACCCGACAAATGCTTCAACACCTCGACAATGCACATCATTGGCATTCGGGCCAGTTGCATTGGTTTAATGAGCGCCTAAATCATTCGATGTTAACCAGCTATCAGCGTTTAACCCATCTAGCCAAAACATTGCGATTACCTAGTCGGTTGCGGCTCGATGAGTTGACGGTGTTAACCCGCAAGCTATCGGCGCAATATGAAGCGGCACCCAACAAGATTCCTAAACTTAACCGGTTATGGAGTTACGAACTGGGGGAAACTTCATTAACACTTGTTGCAGTGCAATCGAAGAACAATTTGGAACCCGGCTGGTACCTGTACCGGCGTCCGCCTGAGGGCAATAACCTATTTGGTGAAAGCCCGTTGTATCAAAGCAGCAATCGCCTTAATTGCGTTTTATGGGCAGCATCCAACGGCTTAATCGGCCCCGAGTGCGAGATCAATTGCTATCAAGAGAGCCAATGCTGGCACAGCGACCGCTTGTCGAGAATTGGTCAGCAGTTAGGGCAATGGTATCGCCGTACCGAACAGAGCAGCTTTTCAGCCTTGGGAGAGCCGTGGCAGTACCAACGTGCCTTTGTAGTTGCCAACCTCGATCTCGACCCGACCAAGCTGCACCCGCAGGCATCACAATGGCACCTGCAACGTAACAATAATCCGCTGGCACTTGGTACACCGGCACGGAGCATGTTGGGAGATTTACACCTGATCACCACTAACACTTGGGGAGAGCGCCACTGCTTTCAATTTCGTGGTGAGGAGGCCCCACTGCAGTTACTCAATCAGCTCTTTAGCGGCTTAGGTCGCAAACTCGACATCGAGTTCTTATGTTGTGCTAAGCATCAAACCGCCAATATAGAACGGACATTAACCGAACTGGTTCGCAGCGCTGAAATTCAACGCCAATTGCCGACCGAAACGCCGTGGTTTATTGATATTGCCGAACATCGTTATGCGGTGGTGGTATCACGGCGACAGCTACGTTGGCGCCGATTTGATGCAGTTCCGCAGCTACTACGAGAACTACAAATGCCCGCCCCTGAGCCGGATATTCATCTGCCCGAGGTGGTACGAAATAATGCACGGCGGGGTATTACCCAGATCTTTATCGATGATTCCGCGGAGTTGGTGCAGGTGTTTATGTTAGATGTAGATAATCGACTGCAATCATTGCAGATAGAGCAGGCGCGACTGGACGAAACCATAGAGCGCTTTAGCCCACAGTTGGGCATGCCTCTGCAGGCCAATGAGCTAGGAGTAAGTAGCCCCGGTTTCGAACGGCCACAGTTTTACCGCTTGCAGCGCGATCAAAGCAACCAGTGGCAGTTAGCGCCACTGGATAGGTAG
- the cyaY gene encoding iron donor protein CyaY, with translation MSIDTSRYHQLADAVMEQITERIDDAELELDYEQAGNVVDLECVDGSHIVINKQEALHQLWVATKQNGHHFVFNGEQWIDDRSGVELYALLNEAVALQGGESIDFS, from the coding sequence ATGTCGATCGACACCAGCCGTTACCACCAATTAGCCGACGCTGTGATGGAGCAGATCACCGAGCGTATCGACGACGCTGAACTGGAGCTTGATTACGAGCAAGCCGGTAATGTGGTCGATCTAGAGTGTGTTGATGGCAGCCATATCGTTATCAATAAACAGGAAGCACTGCATCAACTGTGGGTTGCGACCAAACAAAATGGCCACCACTTTGTATTTAATGGCGAGCAGTGGATAGACGACCGCAGTGGTGTTGAACTGTACGCCCTACTTAATGAAGCGGTGGCATTGCAGGGCGGCGAAAGCATCGATTTTAGCTAA
- the lysA gene encoding diaminopimelate decarboxylase: MDHFNYHNNALHAEQVALTDIAAQFGTPCYVYSRATIERHYQAFTAALSGHPHLICYAVKANSNLAVLNVLARLGSGFDIVSGGELARVIEAGGDPTKVVFSGVAKTAEEIATALKAGIHCFNVESEPELDRINEVARQLDMTAPVSLRVNPDVDAQTHPYISTGLKQNKFGIAMERAETAYLHAQQLPHLEVIGADCHIGSQLTSLEPFIDALDRLLALVDRLAEHGIKLKHLDVGGGLGVNYQDEQPPLPADYATAIKQRLSGRKLTLIMEPGRAIMANAGVMLTKVEFLKQGDDRDFAIVDAAMNDLLRPALYSAWQEIVAVTPRHGTSKAYDVVGPVCETGDFLGKDRQLVLQPEDLLAVRSSGAYGFTMASNYNSRPRVAEVMVDGSQPFLIRQRETLQQLWQGEALLP; this comes from the coding sequence TTGGACCACTTCAACTATCACAACAACGCCCTACACGCCGAACAAGTTGCGCTCACCGATATTGCAGCTCAATTCGGTACACCTTGCTATGTGTACTCCCGGGCGACTATCGAGCGTCATTATCAAGCCTTTACCGCAGCGCTATCTGGTCATCCACACCTGATCTGTTATGCCGTAAAAGCCAACAGCAACTTGGCGGTACTTAATGTATTGGCGCGGCTCGGCAGTGGCTTTGATATTGTGTCAGGCGGCGAGTTAGCACGAGTGATAGAGGCCGGTGGAGATCCGACTAAAGTGGTTTTCTCCGGGGTGGCAAAGACAGCCGAAGAGATCGCCACCGCACTCAAAGCAGGGATCCACTGCTTTAACGTTGAGTCCGAGCCAGAGCTGGATCGCATCAACGAGGTTGCTAGGCAGCTGGATATGACCGCCCCGGTCTCGCTACGAGTTAATCCTGATGTTGATGCGCAAACCCATCCCTATATCTCGACAGGCCTAAAGCAGAATAAATTTGGCATCGCCATGGAGCGCGCTGAAACAGCTTATCTGCACGCACAGCAGTTGCCTCACCTAGAGGTGATTGGCGCCGATTGTCATATCGGTAGTCAGCTCACCAGCTTAGAGCCCTTTATCGATGCATTGGATCGATTACTGGCACTGGTAGACCGCTTAGCTGAGCATGGCATCAAGCTAAAGCATTTGGATGTCGGTGGTGGCCTTGGGGTGAACTACCAAGATGAGCAACCACCACTTCCAGCAGACTATGCGACCGCCATCAAGCAGCGCTTAAGCGGTCGCAAGTTAACCCTGATTATGGAGCCCGGCCGTGCCATTATGGCTAATGCTGGGGTGATGCTGACCAAGGTCGAGTTCCTCAAGCAAGGCGACGATCGCGATTTCGCCATTGTCGACGCCGCGATGAATGATCTGTTGCGTCCAGCACTCTACAGTGCCTGGCAAGAGATAGTCGCGGTGACACCACGCCATGGCACAAGCAAAGCTTACGATGTGGTGGGCCCGGTTTGTGAAACTGGGGATTTTCTTGGCAAAGACCGCCAGCTAGTGTTGCAACCCGAGGATCTCCTAGCGGTACGCAGCAGTGGCGCCTATGGCTTTACTATGGCATCAAATTACAACAGCCGGCCACGGGTAGCCGAGGTAATGGTTGATGGCTCGCAGCCATTTTTGATCCGCCAACGCGAGACACTACAACAACTGTGGCAAGGCGAAGCCCTTCTCCCGTAG
- a CDS encoding FAD:protein FMN transferase — MRVLTGFVQLFALVVSAQPALANEQPLRQFQGYTMGQEYEINWRDNGLEQQQLKQLKQSIKGTFNGIDGTMSTWRQQSELSRFNQLEHVNQVSISDHTATVIERALELGQLTSGALDITVAPLMKLWGFGANNSTQAPTRQQQLQVLEYTGLDKIELDHNQLKKRDKRVQLDLSSIAKGYGVDMVGKVLERYGINHYMIEVGGEIRTKGQPIPGQDWQVSISQPAIFSDESALTLNLSGHSIATSGDYRQFFSDANGQRYSHIIDPVSGSAKVRDVASATVIADDCTSADGLATALMVMGIDKALAFAEQQQLPVLLIAAKEGQFTLHRSSHLNQFIHR; from the coding sequence ATGAGAGTTCTAACAGGGTTTGTTCAACTTTTTGCGTTGGTTGTATCAGCTCAACCAGCGCTAGCGAACGAGCAACCACTGCGCCAGTTTCAGGGCTATACCATGGGGCAGGAATATGAAATTAATTGGCGCGACAACGGGCTGGAACAACAACAATTAAAGCAACTTAAACAATCCATCAAAGGCACCTTCAACGGCATAGACGGCACCATGTCGACCTGGCGACAACAGTCAGAATTGAGCCGTTTTAATCAGCTTGAGCACGTCAACCAAGTCAGTATCAGCGACCATACCGCCACCGTTATTGAACGCGCTTTAGAGCTTGGCCAACTTACTAGTGGTGCCTTAGACATCACCGTTGCTCCTCTAATGAAGCTGTGGGGATTTGGCGCCAATAACAGTACCCAAGCACCAACACGGCAACAACAGCTGCAGGTATTGGAATACACCGGCCTGGATAAGATCGAACTAGACCACAACCAGCTCAAAAAGCGCGATAAGCGGGTACAACTGGATCTCTCCTCGATCGCCAAAGGTTATGGCGTCGATATGGTCGGTAAGGTGCTGGAGCGCTACGGCATTAACCACTACATGATTGAAGTTGGTGGTGAGATTCGCACGAAAGGACAACCGATACCCGGCCAAGATTGGCAAGTATCTATCTCCCAGCCAGCGATATTCAGCGATGAATCAGCATTAACGTTGAACCTGAGCGGCCACTCTATTGCCACCTCAGGCGACTATCGCCAATTCTTTAGCGACGCTAACGGCCAACGTTACTCCCACATTATCGATCCAGTCAGCGGCAGCGCCAAGGTGCGCGATGTTGCCTCCGCCACTGTGATTGCCGATGACTGCACCAGTGCTGATGGGTTAGCGACAGCGTTGATGGTGATGGGAATCGATAAGGCGTTGGCCTTTGCCGAACAACAGCAACTGCCAGTGCTGCTCATTGCCGCGAAAGAGGGGCAGTTCACACTGCACCGCAGCAGTCATTTAAATCAGTTTATACACCGGTAG
- the dapF gene encoding diaminopimelate epimerase, whose protein sequence is MIQFSKMHGLGNDFMVIDGVTQHLYLSPGAIRRLADRNLGVGFDQLLMVEPPYDPDLDFHYRIYNADGSEVEQCGNGARCFARFVKRKGLIHKDVIKVSTQGGNLTLTLEENDRVTVNMGVPNFEPASLPFRANKTEKTYLLQADKQAVLAGAVSVGNPHCVIQVDDINTAPVETLGPLLEKHERFGKGVNVGFMQVLSRDHIKLRVFERGVGETKACGTGACAAAVIGQHQGLLSDRVKVDLPGGSLLIRWRGPGQAVQMTGPAAHVYDGQIQI, encoded by the coding sequence TTGATACAGTTTTCCAAAATGCATGGGCTCGGCAACGACTTTATGGTGATAGATGGCGTTACCCAACACCTGTATCTGTCTCCCGGAGCTATCCGTCGCTTAGCAGATCGCAACTTAGGGGTTGGTTTTGACCAACTGCTAATGGTCGAGCCGCCTTACGATCCCGACCTCGACTTTCACTACCGCATCTACAACGCCGATGGCAGCGAAGTTGAGCAGTGTGGCAACGGTGCCCGTTGCTTTGCACGCTTTGTAAAACGCAAAGGCTTGATTCACAAAGATGTCATTAAGGTATCGACCCAAGGCGGTAACCTGACTCTGACGTTGGAAGAGAACGATCGCGTTACCGTTAATATGGGCGTTCCTAACTTCGAGCCAGCTTCATTACCATTCCGCGCTAATAAAACGGAAAAGACCTATCTACTGCAGGCCGATAAGCAAGCCGTATTGGCTGGCGCCGTGTCGGTGGGCAATCCCCATTGCGTTATTCAAGTCGACGACATCAATACCGCACCGGTAGAGACCTTAGGGCCGCTGCTTGAAAAGCATGAACGCTTCGGTAAAGGGGTGAACGTTGGCTTTATGCAGGTGCTGAGCCGAGACCACATCAAATTGCGGGTCTTCGAACGGGGCGTTGGCGAAACCAAGGCCTGCGGCACCGGCGCTTGTGCCGCAGCTGTCATTGGCCAACACCAAGGTTTGCTGAGCGATCGAGTTAAGGTTGATCTGCCCGGGGGTAGCCTGCTGATCCGCTGGCGTGGCCCCGGCCAAGCAGTGCAAATGACCGGCCCAGCCGCCCACGTATACGATGGACAGATCCAGATATGA
- the lptM gene encoding LPS translocon maturation chaperone LptM: MRRISLLIALALTLTACGQTGPLYMPEPEQDNQQQG; the protein is encoded by the coding sequence ATGCGCCGTATCTCATTACTAATAGCACTTGCCCTCACCCTAACTGCCTGCGGCCAAACTGGGCCGTTATACATGCCGGAACCAGAGCAAGATAACCAACAACAGGGCTAA